In one Streptomyces sp. NBC_01241 genomic region, the following are encoded:
- a CDS encoding aminopeptidase P family protein produces MAEELIPETPETEEEETVKQRKNGLYPAVSDELAANMKSGWADTELHGLEPIAQAEHTAARRAALSARFPGERLVIPAGNLKTRSNDTEYAFRASTEYAYLTGDRTQDGVLVLEPTEDGHEATIHLLPRSNRENGEFWLDGQGELWVGRRHSLAEAEQLLGIPAKDVRELTAALTEATGPVRNVRGHDTGIEAALTDKVTAERDEELRVFLSEARLVKDAFEIAELQKACDATARGFEDVVKVLDKAEATSERYIEGTFFLRARIEGNDIGYGSICAAGPHATTLHWVRNDGPVRSGELLLLDAGVETNDLYTADVTRTLPINGTFTPLQRKIYDAVYEAQEAGIAAVKPGADYRDFHDAAQRVLAEKLVEWGLLGDLSVDKVLELGLQRRWTLHGTGHMLGMDVHDCAAARTETYVNGTLEPGVCLTVEPGLYFQADDLTVPEEYRGIGVRIEDDILVTEDGNRNLSDKLPRRADEVEAWMAQLKG; encoded by the coding sequence GTGGCTGAGGAGCTCATCCCGGAGACCCCGGAGACCGAGGAAGAAGAAACGGTCAAGCAGCGGAAGAACGGCCTGTACCCGGCCGTCTCCGATGAACTCGCCGCGAACATGAAGTCCGGTTGGGCCGATACGGAACTCCACGGCCTCGAACCGATCGCCCAGGCCGAGCACACCGCCGCCCGCCGCGCCGCGCTCTCCGCGCGCTTCCCCGGTGAGCGTCTGGTCATTCCCGCGGGCAACCTGAAGACCCGCTCCAATGACACCGAGTACGCCTTCCGCGCCTCCACCGAGTACGCGTACCTCACCGGCGACCGGACCCAGGACGGCGTCCTCGTCCTGGAGCCGACCGAGGACGGGCACGAGGCGACCATCCACCTGCTGCCGCGCTCCAACCGCGAGAACGGCGAGTTCTGGCTCGACGGCCAGGGCGAGCTGTGGGTGGGCCGCCGTCACTCCCTCGCCGAGGCCGAGCAGCTGCTGGGCATCCCGGCGAAGGACGTGCGCGAGCTGACGGCCGCGCTGACCGAGGCCACCGGCCCCGTCCGTAACGTCCGCGGCCACGACACCGGCATCGAGGCCGCGCTGACCGACAAGGTCACCGCCGAGCGCGACGAGGAACTGCGCGTCTTCCTCTCCGAGGCCCGACTGGTCAAGGACGCCTTCGAGATCGCCGAGCTGCAGAAGGCCTGCGACGCCACCGCACGCGGCTTCGAGGACGTCGTGAAGGTCCTCGACAAGGCCGAGGCCACCAGCGAGCGCTACATCGAGGGCACCTTCTTCCTGCGCGCCCGCATCGAGGGCAACGACATCGGCTACGGCTCGATCTGCGCCGCCGGCCCGCACGCCACCACCCTGCACTGGGTACGCAACGACGGCCCGGTACGCTCCGGCGAGCTGCTGCTGCTCGACGCCGGTGTGGAGACCAACGACCTCTACACCGCCGACGTGACGCGCACCCTTCCGATCAACGGCACGTTCACGCCGCTGCAGCGGAAGATCTACGACGCCGTGTACGAGGCGCAGGAGGCCGGCATCGCGGCCGTCAAGCCCGGCGCCGACTACCGCGACTTCCACGACGCGGCACAGCGCGTACTCGCCGAGAAGCTCGTCGAGTGGGGCCTGCTGGGCGACCTGTCCGTGGACAAGGTCCTGGAGCTGGGCCTCCAGCGCCGCTGGACGCTCCACGGCACCGGCCACATGCTCGGCATGGACGTCCACGACTGCGCCGCCGCACGCACCGAGACGTACGTCAACGGCACGCTGGAGCCCGGCGTCTGCCTCACGGTCGAGCCCGGTCTGTACTTCCAGGCCGACGACCTGACCGTGCCCGAGGAGTACCGGGGCATCGGTGTCCGGATCGAGGACGACATCCTCGTCACCGAGGACGGCAACCGGAACCTCTCCGACAAGCTGCCGCGCCGGGCCGACGAGGTCGAGGCGTGGATGGCGCAGCTCAAGGGCTGA
- a CDS encoding PP2C family protein-serine/threonine phosphatase: MGVCDAIQRIAPAGKPTAMSAPHLPKVAGIDPVVPVSAHTVDSLSGVSAAPGGFIQDRLAAWISDLTTLHELTERLARTSTLDDALHELLDAGAALVGARRGLVVFEPSDRRGPVSTIGLGLAHAELGHLETVPRSATSYGRILEGLPNAESALTTPDLLGDSSLDPHRREVAARLGYAASHALPLTAEATGRLGAAVWLYDEPAEPLERQRHLLGLYAGHAGEHLARLLELERARADVATITEELLPTRLPRVPGVQLAARHRTAPQGGGDWYDALALPEGALGLAVGSVNGSGPSALAAMGRLRAGLRAYAVMEGEDPVAVLSDLELLLRLTEPARSATALFAYCEPARRTILLAGAGHTPPLVIGDRRTEFIETSVSAPLGMLACWEAPSVEIIPAPGETVLLYTDGLLRRTGDSMDRAFARLHSAAARVPKALRDDAGSVADHVLRTVLPDGLDQDDSAEDVVVLAARFE; this comes from the coding sequence ATGGGGGTTTGCGATGCTATTCAACGAATCGCACCGGCGGGAAAGCCGACTGCCATGAGCGCCCCGCACCTGCCAAAAGTGGCTGGAATCGATCCCGTGGTTCCTGTTTCAGCGCACACTGTCGATTCTCTGTCCGGAGTGTCGGCCGCCCCCGGAGGCTTCATCCAGGACCGGCTGGCCGCCTGGATCTCCGATCTCACCACGCTCCACGAACTCACCGAGCGACTGGCCAGAACCAGCACGCTCGACGACGCCCTGCACGAACTGCTGGACGCCGGAGCCGCCCTGGTCGGCGCCCGTCGCGGACTGGTCGTGTTCGAACCGTCCGACCGCCGCGGCCCCGTCAGCACCATTGGCCTCGGCCTCGCCCACGCAGAGCTCGGACACCTTGAGACAGTGCCGCGCAGCGCCACCTCCTACGGCCGGATCCTGGAAGGCCTCCCGAACGCTGAAAGCGCCCTGACCACCCCCGATCTGCTCGGCGACAGCAGCCTCGACCCCCACCGCCGCGAGGTCGCCGCCCGGCTCGGATACGCCGCCAGCCACGCCCTGCCGCTCACCGCCGAAGCGACCGGCAGGCTCGGTGCCGCCGTCTGGTTGTACGACGAACCCGCCGAACCGCTGGAACGTCAACGCCATCTCCTCGGCCTCTACGCCGGACACGCGGGCGAGCATCTGGCCAGGCTGCTGGAACTGGAGCGGGCCAGGGCCGATGTCGCCACCATCACGGAGGAGCTGCTGCCCACCCGGCTGCCCCGGGTCCCCGGCGTACAGCTGGCCGCCCGCCATCGCACGGCACCGCAGGGCGGCGGCGACTGGTACGACGCGCTGGCGCTGCCGGAAGGCGCACTCGGTCTCGCCGTGGGCTCGGTCAACGGCTCCGGGCCGAGCGCCCTGGCCGCCATGGGCCGGCTCCGCGCCGGCCTGCGGGCGTACGCCGTGATGGAGGGCGAAGATCCGGTCGCCGTGCTCTCCGATCTGGAGCTGCTGCTGCGGCTGACCGAACCCGCCCGTTCCGCGACTGCCCTGTTCGCCTACTGCGAACCCGCCCGCCGCACGATCCTCCTGGCCGGCGCCGGCCACACCCCGCCGCTCGTGATCGGTGACCGGCGCACCGAGTTCATCGAGACCTCGGTCTCCGCGCCGCTGGGCATGCTCGCCTGCTGGGAAGCGCCCAGCGTGGAGATCATCCCGGCGCCCGGCGAGACCGTACTCCTCTACACCGACGGGCTGCTGCGCCGGACCGGCGACTCGATGGACCGGGCGTTCGCACGGCTCCACTCCGCGGCGGCGCGCGTACCGAAGGCGCTGCGTGACGACGCCGGATCCGTCGCCGACCACGTACTGCGGACCGTCCTGCCCGACGGGCTCGACCAGGACGACAGCGCCGAGGACGTGGTCGTTCTGGCCGCGCGCTTCGAGTGA
- a CDS encoding bifunctional DNA primase/polymerase produces MREILGRRRRLRLRLRLRRRGRPAQLDAVLTCATAWQWPVLPGVGPEAAGGRGDRGRGCACPDPECVVPGAHPFDPGLLAATTDERMVRWWWTNRPTAPIVLATGGRAPCALSLPAVAAARALAELDRMGTRLGPVVATPTRWSLLVAPYTLERLGELLHAQDWVPSSLRFHGEGGYLVLPPSEVGAGQVRWERAPAAGPRPGSNRGASVPVLGPAAPWLPDVGAVLDALVEASNGAPDGGSRLAY; encoded by the coding sequence ATGCGCGAGATCCTCGGTAGGCGACGCAGGCTCCGGCTCCGGCTCCGGCTCCGGCGCAGGGGAAGGCCCGCCCAGCTCGACGCGGTCCTGACCTGTGCCACCGCATGGCAGTGGCCCGTGCTCCCCGGAGTGGGACCGGAGGCGGCCGGTGGCCGCGGTGACCGCGGCCGTGGCTGCGCCTGTCCCGATCCCGAGTGCGTCGTACCCGGCGCACACCCCTTCGATCCCGGTCTCCTCGCGGCGACCACCGACGAACGGATGGTGCGCTGGTGGTGGACGAACCGCCCCACCGCTCCGATCGTGCTGGCCACCGGCGGTCGTGCCCCGTGCGCGCTGAGCCTGCCGGCCGTGGCCGCCGCCCGGGCGCTGGCCGAGCTGGACCGGATGGGCACGCGGCTCGGCCCCGTGGTGGCGACGCCGACCCGGTGGTCGCTGCTGGTCGCCCCGTACACCCTCGAACGGCTCGGTGAGCTGCTGCACGCCCAGGACTGGGTGCCCAGTTCGCTGCGGTTCCATGGCGAGGGCGGCTATCTCGTTCTCCCGCCGTCCGAGGTGGGCGCGGGGCAGGTGCGCTGGGAGCGGGCTCCCGCGGCGGGCCCCCGGCCGGGCTCGAACCGGGGAGCCTCCGTCCCCGTCCTCGGGCCCGCCGCGCCGTGGCTGCCGGATGTGGGTGCGGTGCTCGACGCGCTCGTCGAGGCGAGCAACGGAGCGCCGGACGGCGGCAGTCGGCTCGCCTACTGA
- a CDS encoding DUF5926 family protein: MAKKRPQTKAGKQQLKDGEIPVVGAREPCPCGSGRRYKACHGRAAAQAVTELVHRPFEGLAGECDWVALRELVPAATVELTLKDGLPEGVPSVTLATVLPMAWPALRRDDGSVLLALQNDTPSGDLSRDLADTLQRALVADPGSPVAARRAPAEGPRLQDLLDPGATFEPVVHSGFEFWVPDAENATPEVSASLERANEAAIPTSRLSGVDAAYWCETPEKNHLRWVMPHPEEQLLDALARLHAAGTSSLGEGTRLVGSFRAHGLMVPVWDLPSAMGAAECEKPAAELAERLTAALASDAPLTAEERRARGGLTNRQVTLS, translated from the coding sequence ATGGCCAAGAAGCGCCCTCAGACCAAGGCCGGGAAGCAGCAGCTCAAGGATGGCGAGATCCCGGTGGTGGGGGCTCGCGAGCCCTGCCCGTGCGGTTCGGGCCGCCGCTACAAGGCGTGCCACGGCCGCGCCGCCGCCCAGGCCGTGACCGAGCTCGTCCACCGGCCCTTCGAGGGGCTGGCCGGTGAGTGCGACTGGGTCGCTCTGCGCGAGCTGGTGCCCGCCGCCACGGTCGAGCTGACTCTGAAGGACGGACTGCCCGAGGGCGTGCCCTCGGTGACGCTCGCGACCGTCCTTCCGATGGCATGGCCGGCGCTCCGCCGCGACGACGGTTCGGTGCTGCTCGCCCTGCAGAACGACACCCCGTCCGGTGACCTCAGCCGCGACCTCGCGGACACGCTGCAGCGGGCGCTGGTCGCCGATCCCGGTTCGCCCGTGGCCGCCCGGCGCGCACCGGCGGAAGGTCCGCGGCTGCAGGACCTGCTCGACCCCGGCGCGACGTTCGAGCCCGTGGTCCACTCCGGCTTCGAGTTCTGGGTTCCGGACGCGGAGAACGCCACGCCCGAGGTGTCCGCGTCCCTGGAGCGGGCGAACGAGGCGGCGATCCCGACATCGCGACTCTCCGGCGTGGACGCCGCGTACTGGTGCGAGACCCCGGAGAAGAACCACCTGCGCTGGGTCATGCCCCACCCCGAGGAGCAGCTCCTCGACGCACTCGCCCGGCTGCACGCCGCCGGCACGTCGTCGCTGGGCGAGGGGACGCGGCTGGTCGGCTCCTTCCGGGCGCACGGGCTGATGGTCCCGGTCTGGGATCTGCCGAGTGCGATGGGGGCCGCGGAGTGCGAGAAGCCCGCGGCCGAGCTCGCCGAGCGGCTGACCGCGGCGCTCGCTTCGGACGCTCCGCTCACCGCCGAGGAGCGGCGGGCCCGCGGCGGGCTCACCAACCGCCAAGTGACGCTCAGCTGA
- a CDS encoding ATP-binding protein encodes MRHWQAIGRFPVQPRGASTPWRGAKEVSGVALVVAQEVPTSSSMAVPHGPAGVGQARHRMREQLRNYGVSDSVVDDAVLILSELLSNACRHGRPLGRHTDVGEGDIRAAWRMDRTGGLTVEVTDGGGPTRPIPATPSVTARGGRGLNIISALAEEWGVRDSVSGEVTVWVLVSEGHGRVSGVAGVPGLDGLGFADAFDDVG; translated from the coding sequence GTGCGTCACTGGCAGGCGATTGGCCGGTTTCCGGTCCAGCCCAGGGGGGCATCCACTCCGTGGCGTGGGGCAAAGGAGGTCTCGGGGGTGGCGTTGGTGGTGGCACAGGAAGTGCCCACGTCGTCGAGCATGGCCGTACCCCATGGTCCTGCGGGCGTGGGTCAGGCGCGGCACCGGATGCGTGAGCAATTGCGCAACTACGGGGTGTCGGATTCGGTCGTCGACGATGCTGTATTGATCCTTTCCGAACTACTCAGCAACGCCTGCCGGCATGGCAGGCCACTGGGGCGGCACACCGATGTGGGTGAAGGCGACATCCGCGCCGCGTGGCGCATGGACCGAACGGGCGGGCTGACCGTCGAAGTGACGGACGGAGGCGGTCCGACCCGACCGATTCCTGCCACACCGTCGGTGACGGCGCGCGGCGGCCGCGGGCTCAACATCATCAGCGCGCTCGCCGAGGAATGGGGCGTACGCGACAGCGTTTCCGGCGAAGTCACCGTGTGGGTCCTCGTCAGCGAGGGGCACGGGCGGGTGTCGGGAGTAGCGGGTGTACCGGGCCTCGACGGGCTGGGCTTCGCGGACGCCTTCGACGACGTGGGCTGA
- a CDS encoding glycerophosphodiester phosphodiesterase, translating to MTHARQQSTHPPIQVIAHRGASDDAPEHTLAAYRKAIEDGADALECDVRLTADGHLVCVHDRRVNRTSNGRGAVSALELSELAALDFGSWKDREESESPDWDPVPGELTSVLTLERLLELVTETRAAGRPLQLAIETKHPTRWAGQVEERLLHLLKRFELDAPPADGPSPVRIMSFSARSLHRIQVASPTLPAVYLMQFVSPRLRDGRLPAGARIAGPGMRIVRSHPGYIERLHRAGHRAHVWTVDEPEDVELCIDLGVEAIITNRPKQVLSQLGRS from the coding sequence GTGACCCACGCACGGCAGCAATCCACGCACCCTCCCATCCAGGTCATCGCCCACCGGGGCGCGTCCGACGACGCTCCCGAGCACACCCTGGCCGCCTACCGGAAGGCGATCGAGGACGGCGCCGATGCCCTGGAGTGTGATGTACGCCTCACCGCCGACGGTCACCTCGTCTGCGTACACGACCGCCGGGTGAACCGCACCTCCAACGGCCGCGGCGCCGTCTCCGCACTGGAGCTCTCCGAGCTCGCCGCCCTCGACTTCGGTTCCTGGAAGGACCGCGAGGAGTCGGAGTCCCCGGACTGGGACCCGGTGCCGGGGGAGCTCACGTCCGTACTCACCCTGGAACGGCTGCTCGAACTGGTCACCGAGACGCGGGCCGCCGGGCGCCCGCTCCAGCTGGCCATCGAGACCAAGCACCCGACCCGCTGGGCGGGCCAGGTCGAGGAGCGGCTGCTGCACCTGCTGAAGCGCTTCGAACTCGACGCGCCGCCGGCCGACGGCCCGTCACCGGTGCGGATCATGAGCTTCTCGGCACGCTCCCTGCACCGCATCCAGGTCGCCTCACCCACCCTGCCCGCCGTCTATCTGATGCAGTTCGTCTCGCCACGTCTGCGTGACGGGCGGCTGCCGGCGGGGGCGCGGATCGCCGGTCCGGGGATGCGGATCGTACGCAGTCACCCCGGCTACATCGAGCGCCTGCACCGTGCGGGCCATCGCGCACACGTCTGGACGGTCGACGAACCAGAGGACGTGGAGCTCTGCATCGACCTCGGAGTCGAGGCGATCATCACGAACCGCCCGAAGCAGGTTCTGTCACAACTGGGACGCTCTTAA
- a CDS encoding S1C family serine protease, whose product MSTENEGNEGTAGEAVPSVPSVPPVPADAPRQEPPGSTPASPQGPTPAPAHPEAPDAATARQPVAPMGEPADATAHTAPLPAAPTPPPGFQSAAEANWPPPPPAVPAYAHHGADGGGPVWGAPAQLHSPDGPRKRGTGGALVAAVAVAALVAGGIGGALGYWAADRNGGGSTTVSASVDPQDLKRDPGTVAGVAAKALPSVVTIDAQGGDGGGGTGTGFVYDKEGHILTNNHVVASAADSGQLTATFSNGKKYDAEVVGRAQGYDVAVLKLKNPPSGLTPLSLGNSDRVAVGDSTIAIGAPFGLSNTVTTGIISAKNRPVASGDGSGGSNSYMSALQTDASINPGNSGGPLLDSRGAVIGINSAIQSAGSSVGQTQAGSIGLGFAIPINQATNVAQQLIKTGQPVYPVIGATVMMDDKTGGAVISDRGAGGTSAVSKDGPAARAGLQAGDVITKFNDTVIDSGPTLIGEIWTHKPGDRVTVTYKRDGRTATTEVTLGERKGDS is encoded by the coding sequence GTGAGCACAGAGAACGAGGGCAACGAGGGCACTGCGGGCGAGGCCGTTCCGTCCGTTCCGTCCGTACCTCCAGTGCCGGCCGACGCTCCTCGTCAGGAGCCGCCCGGGAGCACGCCCGCGTCCCCACAGGGACCCACGCCCGCCCCGGCGCACCCGGAAGCTCCGGATGCGGCGACCGCGCGGCAGCCGGTCGCCCCGATGGGCGAGCCGGCCGACGCGACCGCGCACACGGCTCCCCTTCCGGCCGCGCCCACCCCTCCCCCCGGGTTCCAGTCGGCCGCCGAAGCCAACTGGCCCCCGCCCCCTCCCGCCGTCCCCGCGTACGCACACCACGGTGCGGACGGCGGCGGTCCGGTCTGGGGTGCCCCGGCTCAGCTCCACTCCCCCGATGGCCCGCGCAAGCGGGGCACGGGCGGCGCCCTGGTGGCGGCGGTGGCGGTGGCGGCGCTGGTCGCCGGCGGTATCGGCGGCGCCCTCGGCTACTGGGCGGCCGACCGGAACGGCGGCGGCTCGACCACGGTCTCGGCGTCGGTCGATCCGCAAGACCTCAAGCGTGACCCTGGCACGGTCGCGGGTGTGGCGGCCAAGGCGCTGCCCAGCGTGGTCACCATCGATGCGCAGGGTGGTGACGGCGGGGGCGGTACGGGGACCGGCTTCGTGTACGACAAGGAGGGCCACATCCTCACGAACAACCACGTGGTGGCCTCCGCGGCGGACAGCGGCCAGCTCACGGCGACGTTCTCCAACGGCAAGAAGTACGACGCCGAGGTGGTCGGCCGGGCGCAGGGCTACGACGTCGCCGTTCTGAAGCTGAAGAACCCGCCGTCGGGGCTCACCCCGCTGTCCCTCGGCAACTCGGACCGGGTCGCGGTCGGCGATTCGACGATCGCGATCGGTGCACCGTTCGGTCTGTCCAACACGGTGACCACAGGCATCATCAGCGCCAAGAACCGGCCGGTCGCCTCCGGTGACGGTTCCGGTGGCAGCAACTCGTACATGAGCGCCCTGCAGACCGACGCCTCGATCAACCCGGGCAACTCCGGCGGCCCGCTGCTCGATTCGCGCGGCGCTGTCATCGGCATCAACTCCGCCATCCAGTCGGCCGGCAGCAGCGTCGGTCAGACCCAGGCGGGCTCCATCGGCCTCGGCTTCGCGATCCCGATCAACCAGGCGACGAACGTCGCCCAGCAGCTGATCAAGACCGGTCAGCCGGTCTACCCGGTGATCGGTGCCACGGTCATGATGGACGACAAGACCGGCGGCGCGGTCATCTCCGACCGGGGCGCGGGCGGCACATCAGCCGTGTCGAAGGACGGCCCCGCGGCCAGGGCCGGCCTCCAGGCGGGCGATGTCATCACGAAGTTCAACGACACCGTGATCGACAGCGGTCCCACCCTGATCGGTGAGATCTGGACCCACAAGCCCGGCGACCGGGTGACCGTGACCTACAAGCGCGACGGCAGGACGGCAACGACCGAAGTCACCCTGGGGGAGCGCAAGGGCGACAGCTGA
- a CDS encoding acyl-CoA dehydrogenase family protein, translating into MHLAQTERQQQLRAELRTYFHKVMPRRDARTASAAEDPAGQRRLLRRIGTDGMLGLGWPVEYGGQGRGSDEQFVFFDEAYRAGAPVSMVTLNTVGPTLMKYGTAEQKAYFLPRILRGDLVFAIGYSEPEAGTDLAALRTRAVRDGDSWVIDGQKIFTSNAQNADWIWLACRTDPDAPKHRGISIILVPTDAPGFSWTPIETVGGLTTTSTYYDGIRVPATHLVGAENDGWGLITNQLNHERVALAAIGMQAEDCYESALAFARTPDPVTGRRPADEPWVRTRLAEAYARLAATRLLNWRLVGDVGADSLAPGDASGVKFAGTESAVEVYRICQEITGETGTIRGGSPGAFGDGELERMNRAAQINTFGGGVSEVQREIVATMRLGMKRGKR; encoded by the coding sequence GTGCACCTTGCCCAGACGGAGCGTCAGCAACAGCTGCGCGCCGAACTCCGCACGTACTTCCACAAGGTGATGCCCAGGAGGGACGCGAGGACGGCGTCCGCGGCCGAGGACCCGGCCGGACAGCGCCGGCTGCTGCGCCGGATCGGCACGGACGGGATGCTCGGGCTCGGCTGGCCCGTCGAGTACGGCGGCCAGGGCCGCGGATCCGACGAGCAGTTCGTCTTCTTCGACGAGGCATACCGGGCGGGAGCGCCCGTCTCGATGGTCACCCTCAATACCGTCGGACCGACGCTGATGAAATATGGGACCGCCGAGCAGAAGGCGTACTTCTTGCCCAGGATCCTCCGCGGCGATCTCGTCTTCGCCATCGGCTACAGCGAGCCGGAGGCCGGTACGGACCTCGCGGCGCTGCGCACCAGGGCGGTGCGGGACGGTGACTCCTGGGTGATCGACGGGCAGAAGATCTTCACCAGCAACGCGCAGAACGCGGACTGGATCTGGCTCGCCTGCCGTACGGACCCGGATGCGCCGAAACACCGCGGCATCTCGATCATTCTGGTTCCGACGGACGCCCCCGGGTTCTCCTGGACGCCGATCGAGACCGTGGGCGGGCTGACCACCACGTCCACCTACTACGACGGGATACGGGTGCCCGCCACCCATCTGGTCGGCGCGGAGAACGACGGCTGGGGGCTGATCACCAACCAGCTGAACCATGAACGGGTGGCCCTCGCCGCCATCGGAATGCAGGCCGAGGACTGCTACGAGTCGGCGCTCGCCTTCGCCCGCACCCCCGACCCGGTCACGGGCCGGCGTCCGGCCGACGAGCCGTGGGTGCGGACCCGGCTGGCCGAGGCGTACGCCCGGCTGGCGGCGACACGCCTGCTCAACTGGCGCCTGGTGGGTGATGTCGGCGCGGATTCCCTGGCCCCCGGCGACGCGAGCGGCGTGAAGTTCGCGGGAACCGAGAGCGCGGTCGAGGTGTACCGGATCTGCCAGGAGATCACGGGCGAGACCGGGACGATCCGGGGCGGTTCGCCCGGCGCCTTCGGGGACGGGGAGCTGGAGCGGATGAACAGGGCGGCGCAGATCAACACCTTTGGGGGTGGAGTGAGCGAGGTGCAGCGGGAGATCGTCGCGACCATGCGGCTCGGCATGAAGAGGGGCAAGCGGTGA
- a CDS encoding bifunctional MaoC family dehydratase N-terminal/OB-fold nucleic acid binding domain-containing protein codes for MRERREERGERDGPDRLYERLKEFEGRAAATAGVGKDPVNEPMIRHWCEAMGDTGPAYTGPDAIAPPTMLQAWTMGGLSGHTDRSEAYEELLGLLDGAGCTSVVATDCEQEYLRPLRPGDRITFDAVIESVSERKTTKLGTGYFVTTRMDVRAEGELAGTHRFRILKYGPAAAKRATRPGGRSPRPRPVINRDNAGFWQGVAEHRLLIQRCGECATLRFPWLPGCNACGCQEWDTVEASGDGTVFSHVVMHHPPFPAFSASDGGGPYAVALIELAEGIRMVSNVIGVPYDKVRTGMPVRLEFLRADPELELPVFRGGEG; via the coding sequence GTGCGGGAACGACGGGAGGAGCGGGGGGAACGGGACGGGCCGGACCGGTTGTACGAACGGCTCAAGGAGTTCGAGGGGCGGGCTGCCGCGACCGCGGGCGTCGGCAAGGACCCGGTCAACGAGCCGATGATCAGGCACTGGTGCGAGGCGATGGGGGACACCGGCCCCGCCTACACGGGACCGGACGCGATCGCCCCGCCGACGATGCTCCAGGCGTGGACGATGGGCGGTCTGTCGGGGCACACCGACCGCTCCGAGGCGTACGAGGAGCTGCTCGGGCTGCTCGACGGCGCGGGCTGCACCTCGGTGGTCGCGACCGACTGCGAGCAGGAGTATCTGCGGCCGCTGCGGCCCGGCGACCGCATCACGTTCGACGCGGTGATCGAGTCCGTCTCGGAGCGCAAGACGACCAAACTGGGGACGGGGTACTTCGTGACGACGCGGATGGACGTCCGGGCGGAGGGAGAGCTCGCCGGGACGCACCGCTTCCGGATCCTCAAGTACGGCCCGGCCGCGGCGAAGCGGGCGACGCGTCCGGGCGGCCGGAGCCCGCGCCCGAGGCCGGTGATCAACCGGGACAACGCCGGGTTCTGGCAGGGCGTTGCCGAGCACCGGCTGCTGATCCAGCGGTGCGGCGAGTGCGCCACGCTGCGCTTCCCCTGGCTGCCCGGCTGCAACGCGTGCGGCTGCCAGGAATGGGACACGGTCGAGGCGAGTGGCGACGGCACCGTTTTCAGCCATGTCGTGATGCACCACCCGCCCTTCCCCGCCTTCAGCGCCTCGGACGGGGGCGGACCGTACGCGGTGGCGCTGATAGAGCTGGCGGAGGGGATACGGATGGTCAGCAATGTGATCGGGGTGCCGTACGACAAGGTGCGGACGGGGATGCCGGTGCGGCTGGAATTCCTCCGCGCGGACCCGGAGCTGGAGCTTCCGGTCTTCCGGGGAGGCGAGGGGTGA